One genomic window of Psychrobacillus sp. INOP01 includes the following:
- the argS gene encoding arginine--tRNA ligase: protein MNLTNQIAYVISNALENEWTVDQVEQLLEKPKQMELGDIAFPCFTLAKKLRKAPQQIALELSTKLLDNLIANVQVIGGYVNIFFNRTLVTNQVLQSITSDQQQYGSKSITHKKIVIDFSSPNIAKPFSMGHLRSTVIGNALANISEKNGYEAIRINHLGDWGTQFGKLIVAYKLWGNKEKILAAPIEELLKIYVHFHDIAEKDNSLNEQARAAFKSLEEGDEEALSLWNWFKEASLKEFQLIYELLGVNFDSYAGEAFYNDKMTKVVDDLKEKGLLIESDGAFVVELEDMPPSLITKKDGATLYATRDLAAAMYRHQTYNASKTFYVVGNEQTLHFKQLFSVLQKMGYEWSKQLEHVPFGMMLKDGKKMSTRKGKVILLADVIADAIKTAKHNIIEKNPTLEHKEEIAKQVGVGAVIFNDLKNDRMNDIEFSLEQMLNFEGETGPYVQYTIARICSLLQKGNFDAEAFTFSSNGVEAWPIIQLLEDFPRIVEKAFNHADPSQIAKFSLLLARQFNKYYANTKILADDGKTSSKLTLAFSVSVVLKESLRLLGVPAPEKM from the coding sequence ATGAACCTGACAAATCAAATCGCATATGTCATTTCAAATGCTTTAGAAAATGAATGGACTGTTGATCAAGTAGAGCAGTTACTAGAAAAGCCTAAGCAGATGGAATTAGGAGATATTGCATTTCCATGTTTTACGTTAGCCAAGAAATTACGTAAAGCACCGCAACAAATAGCGTTAGAGTTGAGTACGAAGCTACTGGATAATTTAATAGCAAATGTTCAAGTCATTGGTGGGTATGTGAATATTTTCTTCAATCGGACGTTAGTTACAAACCAAGTTTTACAATCTATAACGTCGGATCAACAGCAGTATGGAAGTAAAAGTATTACGCATAAAAAAATTGTGATTGATTTTTCCTCACCGAATATTGCAAAGCCTTTTTCAATGGGACATTTACGTTCAACAGTAATTGGAAATGCGCTAGCTAATATTTCGGAGAAGAATGGGTATGAAGCTATACGCATTAATCATCTAGGGGATTGGGGTACACAATTTGGCAAGCTTATAGTTGCTTATAAATTATGGGGAAACAAGGAGAAAATCCTTGCAGCGCCAATTGAAGAGTTATTAAAGATTTACGTGCATTTTCATGACATTGCAGAAAAAGATAACTCTTTAAATGAACAAGCTCGTGCAGCTTTTAAATCGCTCGAAGAAGGCGATGAGGAGGCACTATCCTTATGGAATTGGTTCAAAGAGGCATCTTTAAAGGAATTCCAATTAATCTATGAACTTTTGGGTGTTAACTTTGATTCGTATGCTGGGGAGGCTTTTTATAACGATAAAATGACTAAAGTGGTCGACGATTTAAAAGAGAAGGGATTGTTAATTGAGTCTGACGGTGCTTTTGTAGTAGAACTCGAAGATATGCCGCCAAGTCTTATTACTAAAAAAGATGGGGCTACCCTTTATGCTACACGCGATCTAGCAGCAGCAATGTATCGTCATCAAACATATAATGCGAGTAAAACCTTTTATGTTGTGGGAAATGAACAAACACTACATTTTAAGCAACTATTTTCGGTTCTTCAAAAAATGGGGTATGAATGGTCTAAACAGCTAGAACATGTACCGTTTGGGATGATGCTCAAAGACGGTAAAAAAATGTCTACGCGCAAAGGTAAAGTCATATTGCTTGCGGACGTGATAGCTGATGCTATTAAAACCGCAAAGCATAATATAATTGAGAAAAATCCAACATTAGAACATAAAGAGGAAATCGCAAAGCAAGTTGGAGTAGGAGCAGTTATTTTCAATGATTTAAAAAACGATCGAATGAATGATATTGAGTTTTCGTTGGAACAAATGCTTAATTTTGAAGGAGAAACAGGACCTTACGTACAATATACGATCGCTAGAATTTGTTCGTTACTCCAAAAAGGTAACTTCGATGCTGAAGCATTCACTTTTTCTTCTAATGGAGTTGAAGCGTGGCCTATTATCCAGCTACTCGAGGATTTCCCGCGTATTGTAGAAAAAGCATTTAATCATGCGGACCCATCTCAAATTGCGAAGTTTAGTTTACTGCTTGCGCGCCAGTTCAATAAATATTATGCTAATACAAAAATTTTAGCCGATGATGGAAAGACTTCTTCTAAGTTAACATTAGCATTTTCGGTATCTGTTGTATTGAAGGAATCCTTACGTCTTTTAGGTGTACCAGCTCCCGAGAAAATGTAA